In bacterium, the following proteins share a genomic window:
- a CDS encoding glycosyltransferase family 4 protein — translation MNIWLIQTGEVLPIEEDVCQMRTSFLADKLIERGQDVLWWASAFDHFKKDWIVRKDTEIPISKRYKIFVLKGIGYRKNISLSRFIDHRIVAWKFKKLAPKMPMPDVIVASMPPHDLAYEVVMFAKKYDIPLLVDIRDPWPDILLNHTTRVFRGLAKAMLQYDFHMIRTTMQMADGLIAVTDTFLGWGLRYAKRDRCPFDKIYPLGYKRLISSDTSEVSERFLPLLQFLNDKFIVFFVGTISEGHHDPSILIKAAEKFKEDKRIHFMLAGDGELFGRVKEMSVNLPNVTLTGWLNQNEIEFWLQRVMVGICPATKNVDLPTNKAFIYLSAGLPIISAWQGELKETIEKDQIGFYYPPNNVDALVNCIINLYNNPEIYKNMSENAKRVFDELFDADKIYTEYAEHIENVAIEYRKRG, via the coding sequence ATGAATATCTGGTTAATTCAAACAGGTGAAGTTTTACCCATAGAAGAAGATGTTTGCCAGATGAGAACCTCTTTTTTGGCAGATAAACTTATTGAGAGAGGGCAAGATGTTCTATGGTGGGCGAGTGCCTTTGACCACTTTAAGAAAGATTGGATAGTTAGAAAAGATACCGAAATACCCATAAGTAAAAGATACAAAATTTTTGTGTTGAAAGGAATAGGCTACCGCAAGAATATCTCTTTATCCCGTTTTATAGACCATAGAATTGTTGCATGGAAGTTTAAAAAATTAGCTCCGAAAATGCCAATGCCAGATGTTATCGTTGCATCTATGCCACCACACGATTTGGCTTATGAGGTGGTTATGTTTGCTAAGAAATATGATATACCCCTATTGGTTGATATAAGAGACCCCTGGCCTGACATACTTCTAAATCATACCACCAGAGTCTTCAGAGGATTAGCTAAGGCGATGCTTCAATATGACTTCCATATGATTAGAACAACTATGCAAATGGCTGATGGATTGATCGCAGTTACAGATACATTTTTGGGGTGGGGATTGAGGTATGCAAAGAGGGATAGATGTCCATTTGACAAGATATATCCTCTTGGCTATAAAAGGTTAATATCCAGTGATACTTCAGAAGTCAGTGAAAGATTTCTACCTCTCCTTCAATTCTTGAATGATAAATTTATCGTCTTCTTTGTAGGTACAATCTCAGAGGGTCATCATGATCCCTCTATACTTATAAAGGCAGCAGAGAAGTTTAAAGAAGATAAAAGGATTCATTTTATGCTCGCTGGCGATGGAGAACTCTTTGGTAGAGTGAAAGAAATGTCTGTGAACCTTCCAAATGTAACCCTAACTGGATGGCTTAATCAGAATGAAATAGAATTTTGGTTGCAAAGAGTTATGGTTGGTATATGTCCTGCTACAAAAAATGTAGATTTACCTACCAATAAAGCTTTTATCTATCTTTCAGCAGGTTTGCCTATTATATCAGCCTGGCAAGGAGAGCTGAAAGAAACTATCGAAAAAGACCAGATTGGGTTTTATTATCCCCCTAATAATGTTGATGCCCTTGTAAATTGTATTATAAATCTGTATAACAATCCTGAAATTTACAAAAACATGTCAGAGAATGCCAAAAGGGTTTTTGATGAGTTGTTTGATGCAGATAAAATATATACAGAGTATGCGGAGCACATTGAAAATGTAGCGATTGAATATAGAAAAAGGGGATAG